The DNA sequence CCACACCGGGGACGAGCCCGTGCTGCTGCCGGTCTCGGCACGATCCGGCCCGGCACTGGCGGACGCGCTGCGCCGGTTCGCGTTCCATGTGCGGGACCTGGACGGCTCGCAGGTGCGCGACGTGATGGCCGCCGCGGCGCGCAGACGCCAGCCGCATCCCTGGCGTGCCGCCGTGACCGCGGCGAGCCCCGACGCCCTGGCCGAGGCCCTGCACCGCGCGGCGGACAGTCACGGCGGCCTGGCTTCCGGGACGCCCTCGACACCGCAGCGGCTCGGCTTCGTCTACTCGGGCCAGGCCGGCCAGTGGGCCGGAATGGGTGCAGCCCTGGCCGAGCGGGACGCGCGCGTCCGGGACGAACTGCTCGCCTGGGACCGGAGGATCGGCGAGGCGGGCGGGCCTCCGCTGCTGAAAACGCTCTCGAGTCCCGCGTGCGAGGAGGCGCTGCGCGACACCCGGTTCGCGCAACTCGCGATCGCCGCCCTCCAAGCAGCGCTCACGGCAAGGCTCAACGCCTGGGGCCTGAAGGCGGACGCGGTCTGCGGACACAGCGTGGGAGAGGTGTCGGCCGCGCTCGCGTGCGGCGCGCTGACCCGCGAACAGGCCGTGGAAGTGATCATGGCCCGCAGCGAGGCGCTGCATGTGCACGCCTCCGGCGGAGCGATGTACGCGGTGCGGGCGTCGGCCGACCAGGTCGCCGATGCGCTGGCCCGTGCCCGCCGGCACCCCGACGGGCCGGGCAGCGAGGTGGGCATCGCGGCGCTGAACGGCCCGGAGGGCACCGTGATCGCGGGGCCGACACCGCAGTTGGAGGCGCTGTTGCCGCATCTGTCCGACTGGCGCCTGACCCGCCTGGACACGGACTACGCCTTCCACAGTCCGGCGCTCGGCCCCGTCTCGGAACGTCTGCACAAGGAGCTGCGGACCCTGCGGCCCACCGCCGGCCAGGTGCCGCTGTACTCGACGGTGACGGGTGCGGCGCACGCGGGCGGCGATCTGACAGCCTCGCACTGGGCCGCCAACGCCGCTCTCCCGGTCCGCTTCAGCGACGCCGTGGGGGCGATGATCGACGACGGCATCACCTGCTTCGTGGAGATCGGCCCCCACCCCGCGCTCCTCCCTCACATACAGCACCTGGCCGAGGCCAGGTCCGGGGACGGACGCATCCACACGGTGGCCACGCTGCGCCGCCGCCAGGGCGAACTGCCCGGACTGCACGCGGCGGTGGGACAGCTGTGGTCCGCGGGCAGCGACGTGGACTGGTCCGCCGTCTTCCCCGGCCCGTGCCCGATGGTGCCGCTGCCCACCTATCCCTGGCAGCACCGCTCGCACTGGGTCTCCGGCTCCGCACCTGACAGCACGTCAGGCACCGGGCAGGACGATCCGACAGATGCGGCAGCGCCCGCTCTGGACGTGGACTCGGTCCTGGAGCGGCTCATCACGCACCTCGCCGACATCATGCGCGCCGACCCCGCCGTGCTGGTCCCCGACCGGTCCGCACGGGACCTGGACGTCGACTCGGTGTCCTTCGTGGAGCTGAAGAACCGCCTGGAGAGCGACCTGGGGGCGGCGATCCCGATCACGGTGCTCACCGAGGGCGCGACGCTGCGGGAGGTCGCCCACACCCTCGCGACGGCCGGCGCGACACGCGGCCCCACCTCGGCCGAGGCCCGGCACGCCCTGGACCACCTCGACGAACTGTCCGAGGAAGAACTCGACCGTCTGATGACGGCACTCGACTCCGAAGAGGGACGATAACTGTGGCTTCCACCCCACCCACCAGCACCGCCGAAGAAAAACGTGCCGCGCTGCGGGCCCGGCTGAGCGGTGTCGCCGCCCGGGACGAGACCGCCGAGCGCTACCGCCGTCACGCCAACCCCTACATCGCCCGCATGCTCGACGGTCTCGGTATCGACGTGCACTACGTACGGGGCGAGGGCACCAGGCTCTACGACGGCGCGGGCAACGAGTACCTCGACTTCGCGGGCGCCTACGGAGCCCTGCCCTTCGGGCACAACCCGCCGCAGATGTGGAAGGCGATATCCGCCGTACAGGAGTCGGCCGAACCCAGCATCACCCTCCCGTCCGTCCTCGGCGCGTCCGCCCTGCTCGCGGAGCGGCTGGCCACTGTCGCGCCCGGTCACCTCGACCAGGTGTGGCAGTGCAACAGCGGTGCCGAGGCGGTGGAGGCGGCCCTGAAGCTGGCCCGTGCCGCCACCGGCCGCCGGCTGGTGGTCTCGACGCGCAACTCCTTCCACGGCAAGACCCTCGGCGCCCTGTCCGCCACGGGGCGGCCCCGCTACCAGACACCCTTCGGCGCGCCCTCGGCCGGCTTCCACCACATCCCCTTCGGGGACCCGCGGGCCCTTGAGCAGGTCTTCGACGAACACCCCGACGACATCGCCGCGTTCATCGTCGAGCCCGTCCAGGGCGAAGGCGGCATCGTGCCGGCCCCGCCGGGCTACCTCGCGACCGCGCGTGAGCTGTGCACCCGCTACGGCGCCAAGCTGATCGTCGACGAGGTGCAGACCGGACTCGGCCGCACCGGACGCATGTTCGCGTGCGAGCACCACGGCGTGGTCCCCGACATCATGCCGCTGGCCAAGGCGCTGGGCGGGGGCATGGTGCCGATCGGGGCCGTGGTGTTCGGGCAGGACAGCCTCACCGAGGACTTCGGGCTGCGGCACACCTCGACCTTCGGCGGCAACGCCTTCTGCTCCCGGGTGGGCGTGGGCGCGGTCGATCTGCTCACCGCCGACGACCGGGCCCTCGTACGGCAGGTGGCCCAGCGGGGCGAGTATCTGCTGGCCGGACTCCGTGAGGTCGCCGCCCGGCATCCGGAGCTGGTCGCGGACGTGCGCGGCCAGGGACTGCTGCTCGGTGTGCAGCTCTCCGACGACCCGGACCTCCATGCGCGGCAAGGTCTGTTCCGCTCACTGGCCGACCAGGAGGGGCTGGCCGGGTTCCTGTGCGGCTATCTCCTGCGCAACGAGGGCATCCGTCTGGCGCCCGCGTACTTCGCCAACAGTGTGCTGCGGGTCGAACCGCCGCTGAACGTCACCGAGGCGGACTGCGACACCCTGCTGGGCGCGCTGGACCGGGGTCTGGACGTGATCGAACGGGGCGACAGCGCACGCTTCTTCGCCCACCTTCTGCCGGCCTCGGAGCGGCCCGCCCCTCGCGAGGTTGACGGCCAGGTGTCCGGTGTGACGCGGTCCGAGCGGCTGCGCCCTCGCGACGGCGAGCCGCGATGGGCGTTCATCGCCCACCCCACGGACCTGGCGAGCTACGAGAGTTACGACAGCCGCCTCCAGCTGCCCGGCGAGCAGGTACGGGTGCTGTTCGACCGGATGAACCAGTGCCGCAACGTCGACACAGCGGCCGCCATGCTGGTCGGCCGGTGCCGGGTGGAGACGGACACCGGCGAGAGCTCCTACGGGGAGATCTTCGCGCTGCCCTACGGGGCGCAGCGGCTGCTGGACATGCCGAGCGCGAAGTCCGCGGCGCTGGTGCAGGAGGCCGTCGACGACGCGGTCGCGCGAGGTGCCCAGCTGGTGGGGCTCGGCGCCTACACGTCGGTCATCACCGCGAACGCGACGGCCTTGCGGGACGTGCCGGTTCCGGTGACCACGGGCAACGCCTACACCGTGGCGGCCGCGGTGGACGGACTGGAGGAGGCGGCACGGCAACAGGACATCGAGCTGGGCGAGGCGTGCTGTGTGGTGCTGGGCGGTGCAGGCGCGATCGGTCTGGCGTCCAGCATGCTGCTGGCGGAGAAGGTAGGCCGGCTGGTCCTGGTGGGAAACCCCGCCAACCGGGCACGCAGTGAGCGCCGTCTGGCCGCCGCCCTGGAGTCCGTGGTCGGGCATCTGATGCAGGCCGACGACGTACCGCAGGCGGGCTCGCTGGCCCGGGCGGTACTCAGGCGGACCGCGTCCGGCGCGAGCATGCAGGACATCACGGCCGAACTCGTCGAGCAGGGGCTGCTGGCCACCTCGGTGGACGCCGAGGCGGTCCTGCCGGCCGGCGATCTGGTCCTGGCCGCCACGTCGACGCCGGACCAGCTGATCCAGCCGGAGCTGGTGAAGCGCGACGCCGCGGTGTGCGACGTGTCGCAGCCGCCGAACGTCGGCCCGCAGCTCAAGGCGGCCCGGCCCGATCTGCGCGTGGTCGCGGGCGGCCTCGTCCGGATGCCGGGCGGCCGGGATCTCGGGATCGACTTCGGCGTCCCCAGCGGGGTCACCTACGCCTGCACCGCAGAAACGATGATCATCGCCCACCGCCTTCACGACCCCGTCGTCAGTCACGGCGACAAGCTCTCCGTCGATCTGGTGCGCATGCTCCGCGACGAGGCCCGGAAGCTGGGCTACCGGCTGTACCTGCCGACGGAGACCGATCAGGAGCGGCAGGGAGGCCTTACCTCATGAATGGCTCACTCGACGACGCCGGCCGGACGCCGACGGCGACCGCGCCACGGTCGTCCTTCCGTCCCGACCCTTCGGTGCTCGCCTACTACCCCGACCTCGAAAGCGTCCCCGACGCCCTCTGGCAGCAGGTCCACCGCTCCACGTTTCTCCCCGGCGCCGATCCGGCCCAGGTGTGGAACGGCGCCACCGAGGTCGTGGGCATCAACGAGGAACTCTCCCCCGTGATGCGCATGACGCTGCCCAGGGAGATGCGGGGAATCGGCACACCGTCGCTGGCGCGGGTGCCGCTCGGGCAGCCGCTGGGCCGCTCCTGGATCCTGCTTGGCCGGCTGCTGCCGTACGACTACGACGACGTCATCATCGCCGAGCGGGAGGAGGGGCGGCGCTTCCTGGAGGTGTCGCGGATGTCGTCGGCCCATGCCTGGATCCATGAGCGGATCATCGAGGGCGAGCACGGCGGGACGATCCTCAGCGACCGCCTGACCTATGTGCTCAAGCCACATCTTCGGCCGCTGACCCCGGTCTACCGCCAGACCGTCCGGCAGCTCTTCGCACATCGCCATCGTCGTGTGGCGCGACGCTTCGCCCGCCTGGCCCCCCGAACCGCGGACTGAGGAGATTCGGTGCCCAACTCTGACAAGACGACCGCCAGGACCACGCACGGCGCCCGGTCCCGCGTCCGCGCCGTGGCGCCGGCCGGCGAGCAGGACGAAAAGGTCGTGAACGACGACGTGCGCGCCGATGTCTGTGTGGTCGGCCACGGGATCGTAGGTCTGATCACCGCCATCGCACTGGCCAAGCGCGGCATGTCGGTGGTCTGCATCGACCAGCCGACGGAGAAGCAGCAGGCCAGCTACAAGGTCGGCGAGTCCCTCCTGGTGTTCTCCAACGCCTTCCTGCGCGGCCTCGGCGAGCTCGACGAGACGCTGGAGGAGTCCTTCGGCAAGAAGGGCTTCTGGATGGTTCACGGGCTTGAGGGCCGTACCGACTTCGACGAGTCCGTCTCGGAATGGGGCTTCCAGAGCACGCTGCCGCCGCACTGGATCGAGAAAATCGAGAACCCCCTGTTCCACCGCACCATGTTCAACGACGCCCAGATCGTCCGTCCCGAGGTCGAGGCCGTGCTGCGCGACCGCGCCCGCGCCACACCGGGGCTGATCTTCCTGGACTGCGGTCTGATCCGGGACGTCGTCCTTGGCGACGAGGACAACGACCATACGCTGCAGTGGAGTTCCCGCGACAAGGACCGCAGCGGGAAGATCTCCGCCCGCTGGATCGCCGACTGCACCGGCCGCACCCGTCTGCTGTCCCGTCGCTTCGGCCACGACATCCCCCTTGACGACGGGTTCTCCACAACGGCGGCCTGGGCGCAGTTCTCCAACTGCACCCAGGACCTGTTCGACGACCGCTGGAAGTTCGCCTTCCCCGACGGCGAGGTGACCGACCGGGAACGCACCACCGTGCACCTGTGGGGCGACGGGTACTGGATCTGGCTGATCCGGCTGAAGGACGACCGCATCAGCGTCGGCATCACCTACAGCCAGCAGCGCCCGCCGGAGGAGGGCAACGCCCGCGAGGTGTTCTGGAAGGTCCTGCGCCGGTATCCGCTGCTGGACTGGCTCAAGGAGGAGAACGTTCTGGAGTTCAGCGCCTACCGCGACGTCCAGCGCATGACCAACACCTTTATCTCTCCCAAGCGTTACGCCATGGTCGGCGACGCCTCCAGCATGATCGACGCCTTCTACAGCCAGGGCATCAGCCTGTCCATGGTCACCGCCTGGCATCTGGCGAACATCGCGCAGCGCGATGTGCAGCAGGGCCGGCTCGACATGGACTACCTCGACCACGTCAACCGGGCCGCCACCGCGGACTGGCGCATCATCCGCTCGATGGTGCGCTCGAAGTACGGGCCCGCCATCGCCGACAGCCGCTTCTTCATCCTGGACCACCTCCTGGACTACATGGTCTTCGGGGCGGCGCTGTTGGGCCGGTACCGCGTCTCACGCTGGCTGACCGAGACGGGCGGCCGCACCGACGAGGAGAGTGTGGAGCACGCGCGTCTTCGGGCGGGACTGGAACGACGGCTGTTCCTGTCCCAGTCCGCTCCCTGGCACCGGCTGGACCCGCACCGGGTCGCCGGGCTGGTGGAGAAGTGGCACCAGGGCCTGGAGCGCCGGGCGCTGTGGCGGCTGGACAACGGCGAGAAGCTGCCTCCGACCAAGGCGGGGATGCGCGCGCACGCAGCCCTTCCGGGAATCTGGCGGCTGCCGTACGTGCATCGGCTGGAACGGGCCGACCTGACCCTGCCGGCCATCAAGGAGCCCGAGTTCATGCAGGTGACCGGTACCGAGTACCGGCCGGTCATCCCGGCCGGCTCCGGCCCGATGCTCGTCGCCATGACATCGCTGGGAACGCTGCTGGACATCGCCGACACGAGGGTGCGCAAGGTGCGTCGGGCGCTGCGGCGACGCCGCCGGGGAGGCGCCTGATGACGACCGGGGAGCAGACACAGAAGACGGCGATTCCATGGGAGCCTCAGCTGGTCACCGCGATGGAGCGGTTCTCCGTGAAGGAGGCGCACGACCTGCTGCGCGGGCTGTTCCGCCCGCGGATGGCGGTCTACTGGAGTGACTTCACCCTCAGCGTCCTGCTCGCTGGGACGGCATTCTGGGCGGTGGAGCCGCTGGGTGGCTTCACGATCCTGGGTGTGGCGGCGTTCCTGGTCTCGGTCCTGGCGACGTACCGCTGCTTCGCCTTCATTCACGAGATTGCGCACTTCCGGGCCAAGAAGAGTTTCGGGCCGTTCCGCGTCTGGTGGAACGCCGTGTTCGGCATCCCCATGATGGTGCCGGTCTTCATGTACGAGTGCCACGGCGAGCACCACAACCGCAAGTTGTACGGCACCGCGCAGGACGCCGAGTACCTGCCGCTCGCGCGGATGGCGCCCTCGAACATCGTGGGGTTGCTGATCACGCCGCTGTTCCTGCCGTTCTTCGGCCCCTACCGGTTCGCCGTGCTCACGCCGCTGTCGTGGTTCGTGCCCAGCATCCGGGAGTACCTGTACCGCAATGTCTCGGCTCTGAAGATCGACTTCGAGTACCGGGGTCGGCAGCCCACCGCCGGGGAGAAGTGGCTGTGGCGCGGCCAGGAACTGCTCTGCCTGGCGTGGATCGCAACGGCCGCGACCCTGCTGACGCTGGGTGTGGTGCCACTGGAGCGACTGGCGCAGTGGTACGCACTGTTCGTCGCCATCGCGTTCACCAACTCTCTCCGCTTGCTGGCCGCACACCGCTACCTCGGTGACGAGGACGAGATGAGCATCGTGGAGCAGATGATGGACACCGTGAACCACCCGCGGGCCCGGCTACTGGGTGAGCTGTGGGCGCCGGTGGGGCTGAGGCTGCACGCCCTGCACCACTTGATGCCGGGGTTGCCGTACCACAGCTTTCCCCGCGCACACGCACGGCTGGTGGCCGGCCTTCCCCAGGATTCCGCCTACCGGCTGACCGAGAGCGCCGGCCTGGCGTTCTCCCTGCGCCGCCTGTGGCGGGAGTCCCGCGCGCACAAGAAGGCGGGGACGCTGCTGGAGCGCTCGCCGTTGAAGGAGGCCTAGGTATGACCACCGTAGCCCCGTCGCAGGGCCCTTCATCGCCCCATACTCGGCGGCTGTCCATGGCGCCCGGTGGTGGGCTGCTCGGACACGCCACGGCTCTCCAGGCCGACACCATCGCGACCCTGCACCGGCTCGCCTCAGCGTCGGACGGCGTCATGGCCTTCCGGATCGGCGGCAGTCTCGCCGCCACGGTCTCGACACCGGCCGCGGCCCGAGACGTACTGATCGAGAACGCGGAGGATTTCGGCCGGGGCAAGCGGCAGACGCGCGCGCTCACCCCGCTGATGGGCAACGGGCTGCTCACCAGTGAAGGCGAACTCCACAAGAAGCAGCGGCGGTTGGTACTGCCTCACTTCTCACCCCGCCGCATACCCCGCCACGCGGAGGCCGTCGTCTCGACGGCAGAGAGCCTGGCCGAGCGCTGGCGCAACGGGGTCGACGTCGACCTGGTCGCGGAGATGAACACCCTGACGATGGACATTGTCAGCCGGCTCCTCTTCACAGCCTCCAGCCGGGACAACAGGGCCCTGGCAGACGCCATAACCGAGGCCTTCGAGTGGGAGATGCACGCCATCACCAGTCCGGCAGCGCTCCCCCTGTGGGTGCCCGTGCCCCGGAACCGGCGTGCGCGGCGGGCAATGACAGGCATCCGTGCGTGGATTGCCCAGTTCATCCGGGAACGGCAGGAGGCGGCGGAGGGCGGCGCTGAACTTCCTGAAGACATCTTGGGCGATCTGATGGCTTCGCGCTACGAGGACGGCACTGCGATGAGCGAGGAGCTGCTGCTCGACGAGGTGCTGACCGCATGGGGCGCGGCCCAGGAGACGTCGGCCGACGCGCAGGCGTGGACGCTGTACCTTCTTGCCCGCCATCCCGACGTCCTCAAGCGGGTGCACCACGAGATCGACGCGGTCCTGGGCGAGAGGTCGGTGCGCTTCGAGGACCTGTCTCAACTTCCGTACTGTCTGCAGGTGTTCAAGGAGGCGATGCGGCTGTACCCGCCGGCTGCCGTGATCCCCCGGCAGGCGATCAGGGACACGGTGGTCGGTGAGTACGCGGTTCCGGCCGGGACCATGATCTTCCTCAATGCCTTCAGCCTCCACCGGAATCCCGACGTGTTCACCGACCCGGAGCGCTTCGACCCCGATCGCTTCACCCGGGAACGGGAGAAGGCGCTGCCCAAGGGCGCCTACCTCCCCTTCGGGACCGGTGGGAACGTCTGCCCGGGCAGCCATCTGGCCACGATGGAGGGGCATCTGCTCACTGTGGTGCTCAATCAGCGGCTGGCGTTCGAACTGCTCCCGCAGGGCGCGGAGGTGACGCCGGAGCTGTTGGTGAACCTTCGACCGAATCCGGGGGTGCGGGCGCGCGTCAGCGCGAGGTGAGCCCATCGGAGTTGTCGGCGGCGGCCCCACCGCGTGAGCGGGAGTGCGGGGCCGCCGCCTTGCCGTGTGCCTGCTTCTCAAGGGGCTCGGCGCGGGGCACGCCGAAGTGTGGGCATGCGCACCATGAGGAGCAGGGCCAGGAGGGCGGTGACGGACGCGCCGATCCGCGCCGTGGTGGTCATCCCGGTGACGAAGGCATGCTGAGCAAGGGTCACGAGGTCCTCACCCTCTCTCGTGGGCAGCGCGGCGGCGGCCTCGGCTGCGCCGGCCATGCTCTGACGCGCCTCATCCACAACCCCGTCGGCCAGGTCGGCGGGCGCCTCCTCGCGTAACTCCCGTCGGTAGGTGGTGTTGAGGACGGCACCCATCACGGCGATCCCGAAGGCTGCCGCAATCTGCCGGCAGGTGTTGGCGAGCGCGTGTGCGGTCACAGCCTTCTCGGGCGGCAGCGAACCGGTGAGCGCGCTGAGAGCGGTGGGGAGGGTGAAACCGAGGGCGAGGCCCGTGGTGACCAGCGCACCGGCGGCTACCGGATAGGAACTGCCGTGGCTCAGTTGCCCGATCCACAACAGCCCGAAGGACCACAGCAACATGCCGAGGACGAGGGTCCATTTGGCATCGGCGACGGTCACGAGCCGGTTGCCGGCAACTGTTCCCAGAGCGAACCCGACCATCATGGGCATCAGACGGACGCCGGTGGCCCAGGCGTCGTATCCCTGCACCTGTTGCAGGTATTGGGGAATCATGAACAGCAGCGCGAGCAGGATCAGCGTGATGAACGACAGCGTGCAGATCGCCCAGGTGAAGCGCGGGTGATGCCATAAGGCGGCGTCAGCCAGCGGGGATCGTGTCCGGATCAGCCGGATCACCATGGCGCACAACAGCGCGGCACCCGCGAGGAACACAGGCACAGTCACCGGGTGGGCCCAGCCCCGGGTGGTCGCCTCAGTGACCGCATACGCGACAGCCCATGTTCCGGCGAGGACGAGTACGGTGCAGACGGCGTCGACGGGTTCGCGGCGCCGCCGCCGTTGCTCAGGGACGGCCAGTGCGACTCCGACCAACGCGGCAAGAACCACCACGATGTTGACCACGAAGATCGCATGCCACCCGTAGGCGGCCAGCAGCCAGCCCCCGACGACGGGACCGAGAGGCAGGCCGAGGGCGAAGCCCGCCGAGGCCACGGCCGCGGCCCCGTCCCGGCCCTCTGGTGACGCCAGGGTGGGTGCGAGCGACAGCGCGTGAGGTACCGTCGCCGCCGCACCCGCCCCCATGAGGGCCCGCGAGGCCATCAGGCCGGCCGCGCTGTCCGCCGGCAGGGCGACGGCGGATCCTGCCGCGAAGAGCGCCAGGCCGGCCATCAGAAGGTGCTTACGGCCGCGGGTGCCCAGTGCCATGGAGGGCAGCAGCAGCGCGGCGAATGGCAAGGTGAAGGCGTTGGTGATCCACTGCAATTCGGAGGTAGAGGCTCCGACGGCGGTGGCCAGGGTCGGCAGCGCGATCGTCAGGACAGTGACATCCAGTCCGATGATCAGCAGTGCCGCGGTCAGGCAGACCAGGCCCAGCCACCGCCGCGTCGGCGTCGGCAGTAAGTCAGTGATGTCTGCTCCCGGTGTGCGCAAGCAACGCGGTCAGTCAGAGGATGTCGCAGACGTGCTCGATGTCCTCGTTGCTTGCGCGGGAGCGGGTACTGCCGGGTCGGTGCGGTTGTCGGCTGCAGCGGGACTGGCTCCTTCGGTGAGGTCGACGCGCGGGAGCGCCTTGTCCAGCCAGCTGGGCAACCACCAGTTGGCGTCGCCCGCCAGGCGCATGGCGGCGGGGACGACGACCACCCGGATCAGAGTTGCGTCGACCAGAACCGCCACAGCCAGGGCGAAGCCCATCTGTTTCACCTCGACCACCTTCGTGATCATGAAGGCGGCGAAGACGACCACCATGATGGCGGCGGCCGCGGTGATGACCTTGGCCGTGTGGACGGTCCCGACGGTCACGGCGCGGGTGTTGTCCCGGGTGCGGTCCCACTCCTCCTTCATTCGGGAAATGATGAACACCTCGTAGTCCATGGACAGTCCGAAGAGCACCACGAAGGTCAGCAGCGGCAGATAGGCCTGGATGAAGCCGCGGCTGGTGAAGTCCAGCAGCGACTCTCCCGCACCTTCCTGGAAAACCCAGGTGAGCAGGCCGAACGCGGCGCCGACGGACAGCAGGTTCATCACGATCGCGCTGAACGCCAGCAACAGGCTCCGGAAGGCGAGCAGGAGCAGCACGAAGGACAGACCGAGGATGGCGCCCAGCACCCAGGGGGTCGAGCGGTCGATCTCGTTGGCGACGTCGACGGTCTGCGCGGTCAGTCCGCCGGTGGCGATGGTCAGTCCGTCGGCGGAACTCTCCGTGCGCGGGGCGGCGGTGTCGCGGATCCAGTGCACCAGATCGATGGCCTCGTCCGCGTCCGGTGCCGCTTTCGAGAAGACGGTGAGGATGGCGGCGTCCGCGCGGGAGTTGACGATCCGGTCGAGCGAGGCACTGTTCTTGGCCAGGGCCGCCTTCAGGGTTGCGCTGTCACTGCGTCCGGTCTGTTCCTTGAGCAGTGCGGTGACCGACAAGACGCTGTCGACCTGGTCATGGCCCTCGACCTGAGTCGCCAACCGGTCCATGGCGGTGAGATCTTCGTCGTCGAAGGCACCTTGTTCGCTGGTGACGGCGA is a window from the Streptomyces sp. NBC_00299 genome containing:
- a CDS encoding type I polyketide synthase yields the protein MNTDTTTDQALLRAAETIRSLRSRVSELEARSRTEPIAVVSSGCRLPGGAETPEAYWQLLAEGRDAVRPLRGERWAGIDFTGLDDPGYARLTQYAGQIDDVDGFDAAFFGIGAAEAELLDPQQRVLLEIAWEAVERAGWPARELSGSATGVFVGVGHQDYMLASLAARDDIGSRLSTGSGARSLIANRLSYEFGFRGPSMAVDTACSSSLVAVHLACQALRNGACDRALAGGVNLILSPLSTTMTGRALPLAPDGRTKALAADADGMVRGEGAGLVVLRRLSDALADGDPIEGVILADATNQDGRTNGLTAPSPIAQEHLMRQVLDASGLDAGDITMVEMHGTGTPLGDPIEYEAVRAVYGGRGAQDPTCWLGSVKANLGHLESAAGVASLIKALGVLRHGRLPEQINLKEVNPFIELEGERFDIPRRLETWQPSEKRYAAVSSFGFGGTNAHLIVAHPDAVPAARNHQRDTAGPTRAHTGDEPVLLPVSARSGPALADALRRFAFHVRDLDGSQVRDVMAAAARRRQPHPWRAAVTAASPDALAEALHRAADSHGGLASGTPSTPQRLGFVYSGQAGQWAGMGAALAERDARVRDELLAWDRRIGEAGGPPLLKTLSSPACEEALRDTRFAQLAIAALQAALTARLNAWGLKADAVCGHSVGEVSAALACGALTREQAVEVIMARSEALHVHASGGAMYAVRASADQVADALARARRHPDGPGSEVGIAALNGPEGTVIAGPTPQLEALLPHLSDWRLTRLDTDYAFHSPALGPVSERLHKELRTLRPTAGQVPLYSTVTGAAHAGGDLTASHWAANAALPVRFSDAVGAMIDDGITCFVEIGPHPALLPHIQHLAEARSGDGRIHTVATLRRRQGELPGLHAAVGQLWSAGSDVDWSAVFPGPCPMVPLPTYPWQHRSHWVSGSAPDSTSGTGQDDPTDAAAPALDVDSVLERLITHLADIMRADPAVLVPDRSARDLDVDSVSFVELKNRLESDLGAAIPITVLTEGATLREVAHTLATAGATRGPTSAEARHALDHLDELSEEELDRLMTALDSEEGR
- a CDS encoding aminotransferase class III-fold pyridoxal phosphate-dependent enzyme; translated protein: MASTPPTSTAEEKRAALRARLSGVAARDETAERYRRHANPYIARMLDGLGIDVHYVRGEGTRLYDGAGNEYLDFAGAYGALPFGHNPPQMWKAISAVQESAEPSITLPSVLGASALLAERLATVAPGHLDQVWQCNSGAEAVEAALKLARAATGRRLVVSTRNSFHGKTLGALSATGRPRYQTPFGAPSAGFHHIPFGDPRALEQVFDEHPDDIAAFIVEPVQGEGGIVPAPPGYLATARELCTRYGAKLIVDEVQTGLGRTGRMFACEHHGVVPDIMPLAKALGGGMVPIGAVVFGQDSLTEDFGLRHTSTFGGNAFCSRVGVGAVDLLTADDRALVRQVAQRGEYLLAGLREVAARHPELVADVRGQGLLLGVQLSDDPDLHARQGLFRSLADQEGLAGFLCGYLLRNEGIRLAPAYFANSVLRVEPPLNVTEADCDTLLGALDRGLDVIERGDSARFFAHLLPASERPAPREVDGQVSGVTRSERLRPRDGEPRWAFIAHPTDLASYESYDSRLQLPGEQVRVLFDRMNQCRNVDTAAAMLVGRCRVETDTGESSYGEIFALPYGAQRLLDMPSAKSAALVQEAVDDAVARGAQLVGLGAYTSVITANATALRDVPVPVTTGNAYTVAAAVDGLEEAARQQDIELGEACCVVLGGAGAIGLASSMLLAEKVGRLVLVGNPANRARSERRLAAALESVVGHLMQADDVPQAGSLARAVLRRTASGASMQDITAELVEQGLLATSVDAEAVLPAGDLVLAATSTPDQLIQPELVKRDAAVCDVSQPPNVGPQLKAARPDLRVVAGGLVRMPGGRDLGIDFGVPSGVTYACTAETMIIAHRLHDPVVSHGDKLSVDLVRMLRDEARKLGYRLYLPTETDQERQGGLTS
- a CDS encoding NAD(P)/FAD-dependent oxidoreductase, with the protein product MPNSDKTTARTTHGARSRVRAVAPAGEQDEKVVNDDVRADVCVVGHGIVGLITAIALAKRGMSVVCIDQPTEKQQASYKVGESLLVFSNAFLRGLGELDETLEESFGKKGFWMVHGLEGRTDFDESVSEWGFQSTLPPHWIEKIENPLFHRTMFNDAQIVRPEVEAVLRDRARATPGLIFLDCGLIRDVVLGDEDNDHTLQWSSRDKDRSGKISARWIADCTGRTRLLSRRFGHDIPLDDGFSTTAAWAQFSNCTQDLFDDRWKFAFPDGEVTDRERTTVHLWGDGYWIWLIRLKDDRISVGITYSQQRPPEEGNAREVFWKVLRRYPLLDWLKEENVLEFSAYRDVQRMTNTFISPKRYAMVGDASSMIDAFYSQGISLSMVTAWHLANIAQRDVQQGRLDMDYLDHVNRAATADWRIIRSMVRSKYGPAIADSRFFILDHLLDYMVFGAALLGRYRVSRWLTETGGRTDEESVEHARLRAGLERRLFLSQSAPWHRLDPHRVAGLVEKWHQGLERRALWRLDNGEKLPPTKAGMRAHAALPGIWRLPYVHRLERADLTLPAIKEPEFMQVTGTEYRPVIPAGSGPMLVAMTSLGTLLDIADTRVRKVRRALRRRRRGGA
- a CDS encoding fatty acid desaturase family protein; the protein is MTTGEQTQKTAIPWEPQLVTAMERFSVKEAHDLLRGLFRPRMAVYWSDFTLSVLLAGTAFWAVEPLGGFTILGVAAFLVSVLATYRCFAFIHEIAHFRAKKSFGPFRVWWNAVFGIPMMVPVFMYECHGEHHNRKLYGTAQDAEYLPLARMAPSNIVGLLITPLFLPFFGPYRFAVLTPLSWFVPSIREYLYRNVSALKIDFEYRGRQPTAGEKWLWRGQELLCLAWIATAATLLTLGVVPLERLAQWYALFVAIAFTNSLRLLAAHRYLGDEDEMSIVEQMMDTVNHPRARLLGELWAPVGLRLHALHHLMPGLPYHSFPRAHARLVAGLPQDSAYRLTESAGLAFSLRRLWRESRAHKKAGTLLERSPLKEA
- a CDS encoding cytochrome P450 encodes the protein MTTVAPSQGPSSPHTRRLSMAPGGGLLGHATALQADTIATLHRLASASDGVMAFRIGGSLAATVSTPAAARDVLIENAEDFGRGKRQTRALTPLMGNGLLTSEGELHKKQRRLVLPHFSPRRIPRHAEAVVSTAESLAERWRNGVDVDLVAEMNTLTMDIVSRLLFTASSRDNRALADAITEAFEWEMHAITSPAALPLWVPVPRNRRARRAMTGIRAWIAQFIRERQEAAEGGAELPEDILGDLMASRYEDGTAMSEELLLDEVLTAWGAAQETSADAQAWTLYLLARHPDVLKRVHHEIDAVLGERSVRFEDLSQLPYCLQVFKEAMRLYPPAAVIPRQAIRDTVVGEYAVPAGTMIFLNAFSLHRNPDVFTDPERFDPDRFTREREKALPKGAYLPFGTGGNVCPGSHLATMEGHLLTVVLNQRLAFELLPQGAEVTPELLVNLRPNPGVRARVSAR